One window from the genome of Desulfobacterales bacterium encodes:
- a CDS encoding DUF86 domain-containing protein, with protein sequence MFDRELALEILIQIRQAAQTVLRRSAPIKSPEDFTSSDAGMEKLDAICMQLIAIGESLKKFDEITDNKFLPRYPQIEWKKAKGLRDIISHHYFDVNAEAIYSVCKDNMSLLSGTITQIIRDIEHQK encoded by the coding sequence ATGTTTGATAGGGAACTGGCGCTTGAAATTTTAATCCAAATCCGCCAAGCGGCCCAAACAGTTTTAAGGAGGTCTGCGCCCATCAAATCACCTGAAGACTTCACAAGTTCCGATGCGGGTATGGAAAAACTGGACGCCATTTGTATGCAACTGATTGCCATTGGTGAGAGCTTAAAAAAGTTTGATGAAATAACGGACAATAAGTTCCTTCCCCGATATCCCCAAATAGAATGGAAAAAGGCCAAAGGGTTACGGGATATTATCAGCCACCACTATTTTGATGTGAACGCCGAAGCCATCTACAGCGTCTGTAAAGACAATATGAGTCTACTATCGGGAACGATCACCCAAATCATCAGAGACATCGAACACCAGAAATGA
- the hemG gene encoding protoporphyrinogen oxidase gives MKKKSIHITVLGAGISGLAAAYWLHGDGFEITVLEAKSAPGGTMETVRENDCLIDYGPNSGLETTPLIGRMVRELGLKQELIYANESGNRRYILKHNQLMALPMGPAAFLKTKLFSTKAKLRLLAEPFIGKSADGYYQSVSEFVRRRLGREFLDYAINPFVAGVFAGNPDSLSVQSAFPKLYRLETLYGGLIKGMIKGAKERKASGETSKQTARMFSFRSGMQTLPVAIAGKLGEAVRYGCDVREIVPFNHRFKVRYLENQHAMEMDTDIVLSAIPAYRAAAIFEPMDTTLSRHLNQIYYPPVKVLFLGFKKAAVKRELDGFGFLIPEKENKTFLGAIWTSTIFVGRAPEEVAAFTLFVGGARSPHLFDTDADTLFHTVLNEFKEIMNIEEAPLFVRERMWSKAIPQYTLGYIEHERYFERFETEHPGIFLSGNFRGGISVGDCVKNSESVYQRIVRKGSLISCQQ, from the coding sequence ATGAAAAAAAAGAGCATTCACATCACGGTATTGGGCGCCGGCATATCGGGGCTGGCGGCGGCGTATTGGCTTCATGGGGACGGATTTGAGATAACGGTTCTTGAGGCTAAATCTGCCCCCGGCGGCACCATGGAAACCGTTCGCGAAAATGATTGCCTCATTGATTACGGGCCTAACAGCGGACTCGAAACCACACCGCTGATCGGCCGAATGGTACGCGAACTGGGGCTGAAACAGGAACTGATTTATGCCAATGAGTCCGGCAACCGGCGATACATATTGAAACATAATCAGCTTATGGCCCTTCCCATGGGACCGGCCGCTTTTCTTAAAACCAAGCTATTTTCCACAAAAGCCAAACTCCGGCTGCTGGCCGAACCCTTTATCGGCAAATCAGCGGACGGCTATTACCAAAGCGTTTCCGAGTTTGTCCGCAGACGCCTGGGACGAGAGTTTCTCGATTACGCCATCAATCCCTTTGTTGCCGGCGTGTTTGCCGGAAATCCGGATTCGCTGAGCGTTCAATCCGCTTTTCCCAAACTCTACCGGCTTGAAACGCTCTACGGCGGGCTGATCAAGGGCATGATAAAGGGCGCAAAGGAACGGAAAGCAAGCGGTGAAACCTCCAAGCAAACCGCTCGCATGTTTTCCTTTCGCAGCGGCATGCAGACGCTTCCCGTCGCCATTGCCGGTAAATTGGGGGAAGCGGTTCGATATGGGTGCGACGTACGGGAAATCGTCCCGTTCAACCACCGGTTCAAGGTGCGATACCTTGAAAACCAACACGCGATGGAGATGGATACGGATATCGTATTATCGGCGATTCCGGCCTATCGGGCCGCAGCTATATTCGAACCGATGGATACCACCCTTAGCCGGCATCTTAACCAAATCTACTACCCGCCCGTGAAGGTTCTTTTTTTGGGATTTAAAAAAGCAGCCGTCAAAAGGGAGCTGGACGGGTTTGGTTTTCTGATACCGGAAAAGGAAAATAAAACCTTTCTGGGCGCCATCTGGACCTCCACGATTTTTGTCGGCCGGGCACCGGAAGAGGTTGCCGCCTTTACCTTGTTCGTCGGCGGTGCTCGATCGCCCCATCTTTTTGACACCGACGCGGATACGCTGTTCCACACAGTGTTAAATGAATTCAAGGAAATCATGAATATCGAGGAAGCACCTTTATTCGTTCGTGAGCGCATGTGGTCCAAGGCCATTCCTCAGTATACGCTCGGATATATCGAGCATGAGCGGTATTTTGAACGATTTGAAACCGAGCATCCCGGCATCTTTTTGAGCGGTAATTTTCGCGGGGGCATTTCGGTCGGCGATTGCGTCAAAAACTCGGAATCTGTTTATCAGCGGATAGTAAGAAAGGGGTCACTAATAAGCTGTCAACAATGA
- a CDS encoding nucleotidyltransferase domain-containing protein yields the protein MNKNEILTNLQQYKERNSSGYLIRRIGIFGSVARGSSTIQSDVDIVVELERQDLFDLIGIKQDLEERLNCPVDIVSYRQKMNPFLKRRIDNEAIYV from the coding sequence ATGAACAAAAACGAAATACTAACAAATTTGCAGCAATATAAAGAACGCAACAGCAGTGGATATCTTATTCGGCGGATCGGTATTTTTGGCTCCGTGGCAAGAGGATCTTCCACGATTCAAAGCGATGTCGATATCGTTGTTGAACTGGAACGGCAAGATTTGTTTGACCTGATCGGGATCAAACAGGATCTTGAAGAAAGGCTAAACTGCCCGGTGGATATCGTGAGCTATCGCCAAAAAATGAATCCCTTCTTGAAACGTCGAATCGACAATGAGGCGATTTATGTTTGA